One Paenisporosarcina sp. FSL H8-0542 genomic region harbors:
- a CDS encoding ABC transporter permease subunit translates to MISSLGVLTRFLYVVLGIVLLSAFVGLFTNGIQLDFILFLDNVWYIVTSLITPEKLIILGPTNHEYSIFLNFWDYYFYSLTIFISALCIAIIFGLLITYFTVLLPKKINDMVSRIVSLLESLPDLFIIMTIQFSVILYFKQSGHLLFPVAGSSQNQTYFLPIVTLALIPAFMIFRINLHLVSEEWNKSYVELARSKGFNKTEIFFFHVLRNITPSIFSHSKTIVLYLLSSMVIFEKLFNIYGIFTFIMSYPNPNVIAFTLIMFFVPIFLIYAVITSLIEKYTGQRLEW, encoded by the coding sequence ATGATTTCAAGTTTAGGAGTCTTAACACGTTTTCTTTATGTTGTACTCGGTATCGTTTTGTTGAGTGCTTTTGTAGGGTTATTTACAAATGGTATCCAACTTGATTTCATTTTGTTTCTGGACAATGTGTGGTATATCGTCACGTCTCTTATTACCCCTGAAAAATTAATCATTTTAGGACCGACCAACCATGAATATTCGATTTTCTTGAATTTTTGGGATTACTACTTTTACTCATTAACCATTTTTATTTCGGCATTATGTATAGCTATTATCTTCGGTTTATTAATTACGTACTTCACAGTCCTGCTTCCCAAAAAAATAAACGATATGGTATCTAGAATCGTATCGTTGTTGGAATCCTTACCCGACTTATTCATCATTATGACCATTCAATTTTCCGTTATTTTATATTTCAAGCAAAGCGGTCATTTGTTATTTCCTGTAGCAGGCTCATCCCAGAACCAAACTTATTTCTTACCGATTGTTACGTTGGCCTTGATTCCTGCATTCATGATTTTCAGAATCAACCTTCATTTAGTAAGCGAAGAATGGAATAAATCATACGTAGAATTGGCAAGAAGTAAAGGTTTTAATAAAACGGAAATCTTCTTTTTTCATGTGCTGAGAAATATCACACCAAGCATTTTTAGTCATAGTAAAACGATTGTTCTATATTTATTGTCCTCAATGGTAATTTTCGAGAAACTATTCAACATCTATGGAATCTTTACTTTTATAATGAGCTATCCAAATCCAAATGTGATCGCATTCACATTGATCATGTTTTTTGTTCCGATTTTCCTTATCTATGCAGTCATTACTAGCCTTATAGAAAAATATACTGGCCAAAGATTGGAATGGTGA